The proteins below come from a single Parazoarcus communis genomic window:
- a CDS encoding urease subunit beta, producing the protein MIPGELMPLDGEIELNVGRSTLTLSVTNTGDRPIQVGSHYHFAETNAALDFDRTAARGFRLNIAAGTAVRFEPGQSRTIELVALDGARKVFGFNAQVMGAL; encoded by the coding sequence ATGATTCCAGGCGAACTCATGCCGCTCGACGGCGAGATCGAACTCAATGTCGGACGCTCGACGCTGACGCTGTCAGTCACGAATACCGGCGACCGTCCGATCCAGGTCGGCTCGCACTACCACTTTGCCGAAACCAATGCCGCGCTCGACTTCGATCGCACGGCTGCACGCGGTTTCCGCCTCAACATTGCCGCCGGGACGGCGGTGCGTTTCGAGCCGGGACAGTCGCGCACGATCGAACTGGTCGCACTCGACGGTGCGCGCAAGGTGTTCGGCTTCAACGCCCAGGTCATGGGAGCGCTCTGA
- the ureA gene encoding urease subunit gamma, whose translation MELSPREKDKLLIFTAGLLAERRRARGLKLNYPESVAFITCAILEGARDGKTVAELMSYGATLLTRDDVMDGVAEMIPDIQVEATFPDGTKLVTVHNPII comes from the coding sequence ATGGAACTGAGCCCACGCGAGAAGGACAAGCTGCTGATTTTCACCGCCGGACTGCTCGCCGAGCGACGTCGGGCGCGCGGCCTGAAGCTGAACTACCCGGAGTCGGTCGCCTTCATCACCTGCGCGATCCTCGAAGGTGCGCGCGACGGCAAAACCGTGGCCGAGCTGATGAGCTACGGCGCCACCCTGCTCACACGCGACGACGTGATGGACGGCGTGGCCGAGATGATTCCCGATATTCAGGTCGAGGCCACCTTCCCGGACGGCACGAAACTGGTCACCGTGCATAACCCCATCATCTGA